Proteins encoded in a region of the Nonomuraea helvata genome:
- a CDS encoding CocE/NonD family hydrolase, whose protein sequence is MIETTETMTTRDGVELVSTLWRPAADGRFPVLLSRTPYGRAVEGPGFHLDVPRLVAAGYAVVLQDVRGTGASQGEFRFIGGEAADGYDAVRWAATAPWSDGNVGMYGDSYLGITQLLAAQERPEGLRAIAPHVAPAGLYEAVYQPGGVPNLNIILTVSAMVLAVDELDRRISLGTATQEDKDRYLAAIGLPDRLDERLLELSERLPLSDQPLLADLVPFYASWMDRPDPLDPLWRDGVVDHSRIEVPALVSTGWYDYFRDASIEHYERLRGESRLIVGPWTHFSHDRAICGRDYGGHASQEAVDWTGIHLDWFDRWLRGAPARDRARVKIFVMGDDAWRDEDDWPVSRARHVPYHLGFDGTLSTRPVAGGSAEFVSDPGAPVPTLGGAVMTFAAFGPLDQRPLDERDDVLRHRTEPLGARVEVSGEVELVARVSSTATSANVTAKLIDVHPDGRAELLTDGVARVDDLVPGEVREVRVRLGAISNAFRPGHRIRIDVAGSNFPRFGRNPEKGTTTLHGPSYVVLPTIP, encoded by the coding sequence ATGATCGAGACCACCGAGACCATGACCACCCGTGACGGCGTCGAGCTCGTGTCGACGCTGTGGCGGCCCGCCGCAGACGGACGCTTCCCTGTGCTGCTCTCGCGCACCCCGTACGGCCGGGCCGTCGAGGGCCCCGGGTTCCACCTCGACGTGCCCCGCCTCGTGGCCGCCGGATACGCGGTCGTCCTTCAGGATGTGCGCGGCACGGGCGCCTCGCAGGGCGAGTTCCGGTTCATCGGGGGCGAGGCGGCCGACGGCTATGACGCGGTCCGGTGGGCGGCGACCGCGCCGTGGTCCGACGGAAATGTCGGGATGTATGGGGATTCGTACCTTGGCATTACCCAGCTGCTCGCTGCCCAGGAGCGGCCGGAGGGCCTGCGGGCCATCGCGCCGCACGTCGCCCCCGCCGGGCTGTACGAAGCCGTCTACCAGCCCGGCGGCGTACCCAACCTCAACATCATCCTCACCGTCAGCGCGATGGTACTCGCCGTGGACGAGCTGGACCGCCGGATCTCCCTGGGCACCGCCACGCAGGAGGACAAGGACAGGTACCTGGCGGCCATCGGCCTGCCCGACCGGCTCGACGAGCGCCTGCTGGAGCTCTCCGAGCGGCTGCCGCTCAGCGACCAGCCGCTGCTGGCGGACCTGGTGCCCTTCTACGCCTCGTGGATGGACCGCCCCGACCCGCTCGACCCGCTCTGGCGGGACGGGGTCGTCGACCACTCCAGGATCGAGGTGCCCGCGCTGGTCAGCACCGGCTGGTACGACTACTTCCGCGACGCCTCCATCGAGCACTACGAGCGGCTGCGCGGCGAGTCCCGGCTGATCGTGGGCCCGTGGACGCACTTCTCGCACGACCGGGCCATCTGCGGGCGAGACTACGGCGGCCACGCCAGTCAGGAGGCCGTCGACTGGACCGGGATACACCTCGACTGGTTCGACCGCTGGCTGCGCGGGGCGCCGGCGCGCGACAGGGCTCGCGTGAAGATCTTCGTGATGGGCGACGACGCCTGGCGCGACGAGGACGACTGGCCCGTCTCGCGGGCCCGGCACGTCCCGTACCACCTGGGCTTCGACGGGACGCTGAGCACGAGGCCGGTGGCGGGCGGCTCCGCCGAGTTCGTCAGCGACCCCGGTGCCCCGGTGCCGACGCTCGGCGGGGCGGTCATGACGTTCGCCGCGTTCGGGCCGCTCGACCAGCGGCCCCTCGACGAGCGCGACGACGTGCTGCGGCACCGGACCGAGCCGCTCGGCGCGCGGGTGGAGGTGAGCGGCGAGGTCGAGCTGGTCGCGCGCGTCTCCTCCACCGCCACGAGCGCTAATGTCACGGCCAAGCTGATCGACGTGCACCCCGACGGGCGGGCCGAGCTGCTGACCGACGGCGTCGCCAGGGTGGACGACCTCGTGCCCGGCGAGGTGCGCGAGGTCAGGGTGCGGCTCGGCGCGATCTCGAACGCGTTCCGGCCGGGTCACCGGATCAGGATCGACGTGGCGGGCTCGAACTTCCCCAGGTTCGGCCGGAATCCGGAGAAGGGCACCACCACGCTGCACGGCCCGTCCTACGTCGTGCTGCCGACCATCCCGTAG
- a CDS encoding transposase: protein MRLVVHVKLLPTPEQAEALEATLRACNHAANQVSRLAHEMGVFGNYRLRRHLYGELKAAGLSAQPAQHVIKKVADAYTALRGLIRNGRLGGPRSKRRRKAESKPIAFRPQAAQPFDDRCLSWQIDARTVSIWTVRGRLKNIAFTASPEQFKMLALHRRGESDLIFRDGTWLLSATCEIPEAPMNAAPQGWLGVDRGIVNLATTSDGTNYSGQKLSHYRRRMARIRAELQARGTKSAKRKLKRRARQEARHATHTNHQIAKEIVTDAQRTGRGIAVEELAGIRDRVRLWPSQRATLSTWPFHQLGAFLAYKARRVGVPYLEVDPAYTSQTCPNSWCGHTERKNRPTRDAFICRSCGFAGPADHIAALNVARRARTAWVFVNMPNDPAVESGISASRVGQPDRNVRRKPRISVLHS, encoded by the coding sequence GTGAGGCTTGTGGTGCACGTGAAGCTTTTGCCAACGCCTGAGCAGGCGGAGGCGTTGGAGGCGACCTTGCGTGCGTGCAACCATGCCGCTAATCAGGTCTCACGCCTGGCCCACGAGATGGGGGTGTTCGGCAACTACCGGCTGCGTAGGCACCTGTACGGAGAATTGAAGGCGGCCGGTCTGTCGGCTCAGCCCGCCCAGCACGTCATCAAAAAGGTCGCCGACGCCTACACCGCCCTGCGCGGCCTGATCCGCAATGGGCGCCTGGGCGGCCCGCGTTCCAAGCGCCGCCGTAAGGCGGAGTCCAAGCCGATCGCCTTCCGTCCCCAAGCCGCTCAGCCGTTCGATGACCGGTGCCTGTCCTGGCAGATCGACGCCCGCACCGTGTCCATCTGGACGGTCCGGGGCCGCCTGAAGAACATCGCCTTCACCGCATCACCGGAGCAGTTCAAGATGCTCGCCCTGCACCGCAGAGGCGAGAGTGATCTGATCTTCCGGGACGGGACGTGGTTGTTGTCGGCCACCTGCGAGATCCCCGAAGCGCCGATGAACGCCGCCCCGCAGGGGTGGCTGGGGGTGGACCGGGGCATCGTCAACCTGGCCACCACCTCGGACGGGACCAACTACAGCGGGCAGAAGTTGTCGCATTACCGGCGGCGGATGGCCCGCATCCGGGCCGAGTTGCAGGCCAGAGGCACCAAGTCCGCCAAGCGGAAGCTGAAGCGGCGGGCCCGGCAGGAGGCCCGGCATGCCACGCACACCAATCACCAGATAGCCAAAGAGATCGTGACCGATGCGCAACGCACCGGACGCGGCATCGCCGTTGAGGAACTGGCGGGGATCCGCGACCGGGTACGGCTTTGGCCTTCCCAGCGGGCCACGCTCTCGACTTGGCCGTTCCACCAGCTCGGCGCCTTCCTGGCCTACAAGGCCCGCCGCGTTGGCGTCCCCTACCTGGAGGTGGACCCGGCCTACACCTCCCAAACCTGCCCAAACTCCTGGTGTGGGCATACCGAGCGTAAGAACCGTCCCACCCGGGACGCCTTCATCTGCAGGTCGTGCGGCTTCGCTGGACCCGCCGACCATATCGCCGCCCTCAACGTCGCCAGACGCGCCAGGACGGCGTGGGTATTCGTCAACATGCCCAACGACCCCGCCGTGGAAAGTGGGATCAGTGCGTCCCGAGTCGGTCAGCCAGACCGGAACGTGAGGCGCAAGCCCAGGATTTCTGTCCTGCACAGTTGA
- a CDS encoding ABC transporter permease: protein MTTALSQGLTLAWRSLIPLRNSPGQLLSMLFQPVFMIVIFVYLFGGAAGGDRAGAVAYMLPGVLVQVALMSTITTGMNLATDIGNGVFDRFRTMPIARSAPLAGRIMADLLTLLITIAMSMLVGYAVGFRVTTDPFSALAGLGLVLLLAMALSWGSAWIGLVAKSVTSMQGISTAVLLPLTFGSSAFVPATDMPGWLTWWMSVNPVSHLAGALRGFLTGGLHGSDLWITLGWTAALLALFVPLALRAYNRRVR from the coding sequence ATGACCACCGCTCTTTCCCAAGGGCTGACGCTGGCCTGGCGCAGCCTGATCCCGCTCAGGAACAGTCCGGGCCAGCTCCTGAGCATGCTGTTCCAGCCCGTCTTCATGATCGTCATCTTCGTGTACCTGTTCGGCGGCGCCGCCGGGGGCGACCGCGCGGGCGCGGTGGCGTACATGCTGCCCGGCGTGCTCGTCCAGGTGGCGCTGATGTCGACGATCACCACCGGCATGAACCTGGCCACCGACATCGGCAACGGCGTGTTCGACAGGTTCAGGACCATGCCGATCGCCAGGTCGGCGCCCCTCGCGGGACGCATCATGGCGGACCTGCTCACGCTGCTGATCACGATCGCGATGTCCATGCTCGTGGGGTACGCCGTCGGCTTCCGCGTCACGACGGACCCGTTCAGCGCGCTGGCGGGGCTCGGCCTGGTCCTGCTGCTGGCCATGGCGTTGAGCTGGGGCTCGGCCTGGATCGGACTGGTGGCCAAGTCCGTCACGTCGATGCAGGGCATCTCGACGGCCGTCCTGCTGCCTCTCACGTTCGGCAGCAGCGCCTTCGTGCCCGCCACCGACATGCCCGGCTGGCTGACCTGGTGGATGTCCGTCAACCCCGTCTCGCACCTGGCCGGCGCCCTGCGCGGGTTCCTGACCGGCGGCCTGCACGGGTCAGACCTGTGGATCACGCTCGGCTGGACCGCCGCGCTGCTCGCCCTCTTCGTCCCCCTTGCCCTTCGCGCTTACAACAGGAGAGTCCGATGA
- a CDS encoding chitinase — translation MRPRAILLALSTLALSLYALPAQAAPLASGATATFVKVSDWGSGFEGKVTVTNGTTTAMTGWNVQFDVPAGYSIPSAWDAVMSRSGQHYTFTNPSWAPPLAAGASASFGFNGSPGNFPGITGCTLNGAPCGGSSTGAPGAPGTVSATATASAITLTWGASSGTVTGYRVYEGSVVKATVTGTTATIGGLGSCESHTYTVKAYNSVGESAGRDATATTTGCTGGGGSLPKHILTGYWHNFANAAAELKLSAVPDEYDLVAIAFGEATATAGEVAFALDPGLAAAVGGYTDAQFKADVQALHQRGKKVILSVGGEAGRVQVADAAGATRFADSVYALMRAYGFDGVDIDLENGLNATYMAQALRSLRAKAGSGLIITMAPQTIDMQSTGMEYFKLALSIKDILTVVHTQYYNSGSMLGCDQAQAYTQGSVNFMTALACIQLENGLRPDQVALGLPAGPGAAGGGVVSPSLVNQALDCLAKRTSCGTFVPPRAYPDIRGAMTWSINWDASTNWSFSKTVKPHLQGMP, via the coding sequence GTGAGACCTCGCGCGATCCTCCTGGCCCTCTCCACCCTCGCACTCAGCCTGTACGCCCTCCCCGCCCAGGCCGCCCCCCTCGCATCCGGGGCCACCGCGACGTTCGTCAAGGTCTCCGACTGGGGCTCCGGCTTCGAGGGCAAGGTCACCGTCACCAACGGCACCACCACGGCCATGACCGGCTGGAACGTCCAGTTCGACGTCCCCGCCGGCTACTCCATCCCCTCCGCGTGGGACGCGGTCATGTCGCGGAGCGGGCAGCACTACACCTTCACCAACCCGAGCTGGGCGCCCCCGCTCGCGGCCGGGGCCAGCGCGAGCTTCGGCTTCAACGGCAGCCCCGGCAACTTCCCCGGCATCACCGGCTGCACGCTGAACGGCGCCCCGTGCGGCGGCTCCTCGACCGGGGCGCCCGGCGCGCCGGGCACCGTCTCGGCCACCGCGACCGCGAGCGCCATCACCCTCACGTGGGGGGCGTCCTCCGGGACGGTGACCGGTTACCGCGTCTACGAGGGGAGCGTTGTCAAGGCCACGGTCACGGGCACCACGGCCACGATCGGCGGCCTCGGCTCCTGCGAGAGCCACACCTACACCGTCAAGGCGTACAACTCGGTGGGTGAGTCGGCCGGGCGCGACGCCACCGCGACCACCACCGGCTGCACCGGCGGCGGTGGCAGCCTGCCGAAGCACATCCTCACCGGCTACTGGCACAATTTCGCGAACGCCGCCGCCGAGCTCAAGCTGTCGGCCGTGCCCGACGAGTACGACCTGGTCGCGATCGCGTTCGGCGAGGCCACCGCCACGGCGGGCGAGGTCGCCTTCGCGCTCGACCCCGGGCTGGCCGCGGCGGTCGGCGGGTACACCGACGCCCAGTTCAAGGCCGACGTGCAGGCCCTGCACCAGCGGGGCAAGAAGGTCATCCTGTCCGTCGGCGGCGAGGCCGGCCGGGTGCAGGTCGCCGACGCGGCCGGCGCGACGAGATTCGCCGACTCCGTGTACGCGCTGATGCGGGCCTACGGCTTCGACGGCGTGGACATCGACCTGGAGAACGGCCTCAACGCCACCTACATGGCCCAGGCGCTCAGGTCGCTGCGCGCCAAGGCCGGCTCCGGGCTGATCATCACGATGGCGCCCCAGACCATCGACATGCAGTCGACCGGGATGGAGTACTTCAAGCTCGCCCTGAGCATCAAGGACATCCTCACGGTCGTCCACACGCAGTACTACAACTCCGGCTCCATGCTCGGCTGCGACCAGGCACAGGCGTACACCCAGGGCTCGGTGAACTTCATGACCGCCCTCGCCTGCATCCAGCTCGAGAACGGCCTGCGCCCCGACCAGGTGGCGCTGGGCCTGCCGGCCGGGCCGGGCGCCGCGGGCGGCGGCGTCGTCTCGCCCTCCCTCGTCAACCAGGCGCTCGACTGCCTGGCCAAGCGCACCAGCTGCGGGACCTTCGTGCCACCGCGCGCCTACCCGGACATCAGGGGCGCGATGACCTGGTCCATCAACTGGGACGCGAGCACCAACTGGTCCTTCTCCAAGACCGTCAAGCCCCACCTCCAGGGAATGCCATGA
- a CDS encoding BTAD domain-containing putative transcriptional regulator, with amino-acid sequence MRISILGPLEVEGDEGPVAVGGFRLRALLAVLALEAGRTVTAERLIDALWPDEPPANAANALQTLVKRLRGALRPYEVVESRPGGYALAVEPDDVDALRFRRTARNGEGLELWRGPALADLTSVPLLANAAAALEQERLAAVESRAEARLAAGAPVELTAEVAAHPLRERLAALAMRALAAEGRQAEALELFERTRRTLADELGVDPGPELRAAHLAVISGEVRAQAPPVQIRQRGNVRAPRTSFIGREAELDQLAALLGQARVVTLVGPGGAGKTRLATEVALRSAEAAWMVELAPVSDPKEVIGTVLDVLGLRDDRPPYRMPSDGGDPVAQVAEAVAGRSALLVLDNCEHLVDAAAELAERLLTECPDLRVLATSREPLNLPGEHLAPIPPLAPPPVGADPAQAEAYPSVRLLLDRATAARPGFAIDDGNVAAVVALCRRLDGMPLAIELAAARLRTMTPQQLADRIDDRFKLLTGGSRTALPRQQTLRAVVEWSWDLLSAEERVLARRLGVFAGGATLESVEAVCGGTADVLGALADKSLVQVSPEGRYSMLETIRAYALERLAEAGEVGEYRRRHAAYLLELAERAVPELRTAAQTAWLERMAPERDDFAAALRWVIDERDVETALRLCGALNWYWWMCGYRRESTAWAVQVLDLVGDEPPPGLAAAYTSCTFAYGVSMIGTIANDRPAMLALSNRMDLLVERAEREGPLHPMLKLSRVVMAAVAGRDEVAAELLEGYVESDDPWLASSARMIGGPGQRTEEDLEQAVAGFRKLGDRWGLTEALLGVAELRAVRGAPTDDIIAEVWGMTSRWVGADEAISTLIRLAELRMRGGDLDGAGEDLARARASVDEETTPHSLLLLGMGEAAHACRLGELDRGLEIYRGLFDVLSQAPPVVQLAAALRTAYGRALAQSGELDAAIEQHRLALGTLGTGNPDRPILSLVLAGFALAAQVAGDQERAAVLFGASSAIEPCDTSLHTLEGRETARAALGGEHFEECFAKGAAMSREEVYGMVGSTT; translated from the coding sequence GTGCGGATATCCATCCTTGGGCCGTTGGAGGTCGAGGGCGACGAGGGACCGGTCGCGGTCGGCGGGTTCAGGTTGCGGGCGCTGCTGGCCGTCCTGGCCCTGGAAGCCGGCCGTACCGTCACCGCAGAGCGGCTGATCGACGCACTGTGGCCGGACGAGCCCCCCGCCAACGCGGCCAACGCCCTCCAGACGCTGGTCAAGCGGCTGAGGGGGGCGCTGCGCCCGTACGAGGTGGTGGAGAGCAGGCCGGGTGGCTACGCGCTGGCCGTGGAGCCGGACGACGTGGACGCGCTCCGGTTCAGGAGGACGGCCAGGAACGGGGAGGGGCTGGAGCTCTGGCGGGGACCGGCGCTGGCGGACCTCACTTCGGTGCCGCTCCTGGCGAACGCGGCCGCCGCCCTGGAGCAGGAGCGCCTCGCCGCCGTCGAGAGCCGCGCCGAGGCGCGGCTGGCGGCCGGGGCGCCGGTCGAGCTGACCGCGGAGGTCGCCGCGCACCCGCTGCGCGAGCGGCTGGCCGCGCTGGCCATGCGGGCGCTGGCCGCCGAGGGCCGGCAGGCCGAGGCGCTGGAGCTGTTCGAGCGGACCCGCCGCACGCTCGCCGACGAGCTCGGCGTCGATCCCGGGCCCGAGCTGCGTGCCGCTCACCTGGCCGTCATCTCAGGAGAGGTACGCGCGCAGGCCCCACCGGTCCAGATCCGGCAGCGGGGCAACGTACGGGCCCCGAGGACCAGCTTCATCGGCCGTGAGGCCGAGCTGGACCAGCTCGCCGCCCTGCTCGGCCAGGCCAGGGTCGTCACGCTGGTCGGCCCGGGCGGCGCGGGCAAGACCAGGCTGGCCACCGAGGTGGCGCTGCGATCCGCAGAAGCGGCCTGGATGGTCGAGCTGGCCCCCGTCAGCGACCCCAAAGAGGTCATCGGCACTGTGCTGGACGTGCTGGGGCTACGGGACGACCGCCCGCCGTACCGCATGCCCTCGGACGGGGGCGACCCGGTGGCGCAGGTGGCCGAGGCCGTCGCGGGCCGGTCCGCGCTGCTGGTGCTGGACAACTGCGAGCACCTCGTCGACGCGGCCGCCGAGCTGGCCGAGCGGCTGCTCACCGAATGCCCCGACCTGCGGGTGCTGGCCACGAGCAGGGAGCCGCTCAACCTGCCGGGCGAGCACCTGGCGCCCATCCCGCCGCTCGCGCCGCCGCCCGTGGGCGCGGACCCCGCGCAGGCGGAGGCGTACCCGTCGGTCCGGTTGCTGCTGGACCGGGCCACCGCCGCCCGGCCCGGGTTCGCGATCGACGACGGGAACGTGGCCGCCGTGGTGGCGCTCTGCCGCCGGCTGGACGGCATGCCGCTGGCCATCGAGCTGGCCGCGGCCCGGCTGCGCACCATGACGCCGCAGCAGCTCGCCGACCGCATCGACGACCGGTTCAAGCTGCTCACCGGCGGCAGCAGGACCGCTCTGCCGCGCCAGCAGACGCTCAGAGCGGTGGTGGAGTGGAGCTGGGACCTGCTGAGCGCGGAGGAGCGGGTGCTGGCCAGGCGGCTCGGCGTGTTCGCGGGTGGGGCGACGCTTGAGTCGGTCGAGGCGGTCTGCGGGGGGACGGCGGACGTGCTGGGCGCCCTCGCCGACAAGTCGCTGGTCCAGGTCTCTCCCGAGGGCCGCTACTCCATGCTGGAGACCATCCGTGCCTACGCGCTCGAACGGCTGGCCGAGGCGGGGGAGGTCGGCGAGTACCGGCGGCGGCACGCGGCGTACCTGCTGGAACTGGCCGAACGGGCGGTGCCCGAGCTGCGCACGGCCGCGCAGACCGCCTGGCTCGAGCGGATGGCGCCCGAGCGCGACGACTTCGCCGCGGCGCTGCGCTGGGTGATCGACGAGCGGGACGTCGAGACCGCGCTGCGGCTGTGCGGGGCGCTCAACTGGTACTGGTGGATGTGCGGCTACCGGCGGGAGAGCACGGCCTGGGCCGTTCAGGTGCTCGACCTGGTGGGCGACGAGCCGCCGCCGGGGCTGGCCGCGGCCTACACGTCCTGCACGTTCGCGTACGGCGTCTCCATGATCGGCACGATCGCCAACGACCGGCCCGCCATGCTGGCGCTGTCGAACCGGATGGACCTCCTGGTCGAGCGGGCCGAGCGGGAGGGGCCGCTGCACCCGATGCTCAAGCTCAGCAGGGTCGTCATGGCCGCCGTGGCGGGCCGCGACGAGGTGGCCGCCGAGCTGCTCGAAGGGTACGTCGAGAGCGACGATCCCTGGCTGGCCAGCTCCGCCCGCATGATCGGCGGCCCGGGCCAGCGCACCGAGGAGGACCTCGAGCAGGCGGTGGCCGGGTTCAGGAAGCTCGGCGACCGGTGGGGGCTGACCGAGGCGCTCCTGGGGGTGGCCGAGCTGCGGGCCGTCAGGGGCGCGCCGACCGACGACATCATCGCCGAGGTCTGGGGCATGACCAGCCGCTGGGTCGGCGCCGATGAGGCGATCTCGACCCTGATCAGGCTGGCGGAGCTGCGCATGCGCGGCGGCGACCTGGACGGCGCGGGCGAGGACCTGGCCAGGGCCAGGGCCAGCGTGGACGAGGAGACCACGCCGCACTCGCTGCTGCTGCTCGGGATGGGCGAGGCCGCCCACGCCTGCCGACTCGGAGAGCTGGACCGTGGGCTGGAGATCTACCGCGGCCTGTTCGACGTGCTCTCGCAGGCTCCGCCCGTGGTGCAGCTCGCCGCCGCGCTCAGGACCGCGTACGGCCGGGCGCTGGCACAGAGCGGCGAGCTGGACGCCGCGATCGAGCAGCACCGGCTGGCCCTTGGCACACTTGGCACAGGCAACCCCGACCGGCCGATACTTTCGCTGGTGCTGGCCGGGTTCGCGCTGGCCGCGCAGGTCGCGGGCGACCAGGAGCGGGCCGCCGTGCTGTTCGGCGCGTCGTCGGCGATCGAGCCGTGCGACACCTCGCTCCACACGTTGGAGGGCCGGGAAACGGCCAGGGCCGCGCTCGGGGGCGAGCACTTCGAGGAGTGCTTCGCCAAGGGCGCGGCCATGTCGAGGGAGGAGGTCTACGGGATGGTCGGCAGCACGACGTAG
- a CDS encoding ATP-binding cassette domain-containing protein, translating to MKYAIEAEGLVKRYGDKAALDGVDLRARTGAVLGVLGPNGAGKTTAVRILATLAVPDAGRALVGGYDVTRQAGKVRELIGLTGQYASVDEKLTGTQNLLLMGRLLGLSRSEARARAAELLARFGLEEAAGRAASGYSGGMRRRLDLAVSLVSRPRILFLDEPTTGLDPHARGELWDVVRELTADGVTVLLTTQYLEEADQLADDLLVIDRGRVAAAGTPDELKALAGGHRLDVKPLCAADLEKAETILGAKAVDGVVSIPVHDLAEPPATLRTLDDAGIVLAEHALRLPSLDDVFLTLTGDHR from the coding sequence ATGAAGTACGCGATCGAAGCCGAAGGACTCGTCAAGAGATACGGCGACAAGGCTGCGCTCGACGGCGTCGACCTGAGGGCCAGGACGGGCGCCGTGCTCGGCGTCCTGGGCCCGAACGGCGCGGGCAAGACGACGGCGGTCCGCATCCTCGCCACCCTGGCCGTCCCCGACGCGGGCCGCGCCCTGGTCGGCGGGTACGACGTGACCCGCCAGGCAGGCAAGGTACGCGAGCTGATCGGCCTGACCGGCCAGTACGCCTCGGTCGACGAGAAGCTGACCGGCACCCAGAACCTGCTGCTGATGGGCCGCCTGCTCGGCCTGTCGAGGTCGGAGGCCCGGGCCAGGGCGGCGGAGCTGCTGGCCCGCTTCGGCCTGGAGGAGGCGGCCGGCCGCGCGGCGAGCGGCTACTCGGGCGGCATGCGCCGCCGCCTCGACCTGGCGGTCAGCCTGGTGAGCCGCCCGCGCATCCTGTTCCTCGACGAGCCGACCACGGGGCTCGACCCCCATGCCCGCGGCGAGCTGTGGGACGTGGTCAGGGAGCTGACCGCCGACGGCGTGACCGTGCTGCTGACCACCCAGTACCTGGAGGAGGCCGACCAGCTCGCCGACGACCTGCTGGTCATCGACCGGGGCCGGGTCGCCGCCGCCGGGACGCCCGACGAGCTCAAGGCGCTGGCGGGCGGCCACCGGCTCGACGTCAAGCCGCTGTGCGCCGCGGACCTGGAGAAGGCCGAGACGATCCTCGGCGCGAAGGCCGTGGACGGGGTGGTGAGCATCCCGGTGCACGACCTGGCCGAGCCGCCCGCCACGCTCCGGACGCTCGACGACGCGGGCATCGTGCTCGCCGAGCACGCCCTGCGCCTGCCCTCACTGGACGACGTCTTCCTCACCCTGACCGGAGACCACCGATGA
- a CDS encoding carbohydrate-binding protein — translation MKFRSKFLALLAGLALALTGAGFTAVAPAAYGAVQQMAAAWAPWTAYTIGQVVTYNGVDYVCIQAHTSQPGWEPPNVPALWKPGSGGGNPGAPGQPGAVSTSVTSSSISLSWGSSSGTVTGYRVYEGSTQRAQVTGTSATISGLGTCTTHTYTVKAYNSAGESSGRDATATTSGCSSGGGGKMAGAPYLYMGWGNPPNPGTVMDATGVKSFTMAFILSGGGCSPSWDGNRPLTGGADQQAINTVKSKGGSVQVSFGGWSGNKLGPNCSTPQAFAGAVQQVINAVGPAVVDFDIENSDEFENYTVQDRILNGLKIVKQNNPNVKVVVTFGTSKTGPTAPGVRLINQSKALGVPIDNYTIMPFDFGGSNMYQDTANASEGLKNALKSAFGWSDAQAYAHMGISGMNGLSDQQELTNPSTWTQIRDWAKSHGLTRLAYWAVNRDRPCPGGGVVSNCSGISQADWEFTRITAGF, via the coding sequence ATGAAATTTCGCAGCAAATTCCTCGCATTACTCGCCGGGCTGGCCCTCGCGCTGACCGGCGCCGGATTCACGGCCGTCGCACCCGCCGCGTACGGAGCCGTACAGCAGATGGCCGCCGCCTGGGCCCCGTGGACCGCGTACACCATCGGCCAGGTCGTCACCTACAACGGCGTCGACTACGTCTGCATCCAGGCCCACACTTCGCAGCCCGGCTGGGAGCCGCCCAACGTGCCGGCCCTCTGGAAGCCCGGCTCGGGCGGCGGCAACCCCGGCGCCCCCGGCCAGCCCGGCGCGGTCAGCACGTCCGTGACCAGCTCCAGCATCTCGCTGAGCTGGGGCTCCTCGTCCGGCACCGTGACCGGCTACCGCGTGTACGAGGGCTCGACGCAGCGGGCCCAGGTCACCGGCACCAGCGCGACCATCTCGGGGCTCGGCACGTGCACGACGCACACGTACACGGTGAAGGCGTACAACTCGGCTGGTGAGTCGTCCGGCCGCGACGCCACCGCGACCACCAGCGGCTGCTCCAGCGGCGGAGGGGGCAAGATGGCCGGCGCCCCGTACCTCTACATGGGCTGGGGCAACCCGCCCAACCCGGGCACCGTCATGGACGCGACCGGCGTCAAGTCGTTCACGATGGCGTTCATCCTGTCCGGCGGCGGCTGCAGCCCGTCCTGGGACGGCAACCGGCCGCTGACCGGCGGCGCCGACCAGCAGGCCATCAACACGGTCAAGTCGAAGGGCGGCAGCGTCCAGGTCTCCTTCGGCGGCTGGTCGGGCAACAAGCTCGGCCCCAACTGCTCGACGCCGCAGGCGTTCGCGGGCGCGGTGCAGCAGGTCATCAACGCCGTCGGCCCGGCCGTCGTGGACTTCGACATCGAGAACAGCGACGAGTTCGAGAACTACACCGTCCAGGACCGCATCCTGAACGGCCTCAAGATCGTCAAGCAGAACAACCCGAACGTCAAGGTCGTCGTCACCTTCGGCACCTCCAAGACCGGCCCCACCGCGCCCGGCGTGCGGCTCATCAACCAGTCCAAGGCGCTCGGCGTGCCGATCGACAACTACACGATCATGCCGTTCGACTTCGGCGGCTCGAACATGTACCAGGACACGGCCAACGCCTCCGAGGGCCTGAAGAACGCGCTCAAGAGCGCCTTCGGGTGGAGCGACGCCCAGGCGTACGCGCACATGGGCATCTCGGGCATGAACGGCCTGTCCGACCAGCAGGAGCTGACCAACCCGTCCACCTGGACGCAGATCCGCGACTGGGCCAAGTCGCACGGCCTGACCAGGCTCGCCTACTGGGCCGTCAACCGTGACCGCCCCTGCCCCGGCGGCGGCGTGGTCTCCAACTGCAGCGGCATCTCCCAGGCCGACTGGGAGTTCACCAGGATCACCGCCGGATTCTGA